The Deltaproteobacteria bacterium genomic interval ATCTTCCTCCTTCCACCAGCTGTCATCTACGTTAGTGAAATCCCCCGGCGATGTCAATCATCTTGACATCCTTCCTCCGACTCCTTATTTTTGAAGAGTCAATCCGTTGCGGAGGTGGAGATGGTCAAGGCGAAGCTGTGGTTCACGTGTGCGGCCATGCATGACCCTGTCACCCCCACCCTCGCACGCCCTGCCCTTATCGGCTGGGATGCCAAGTACCGGGAGGTGAAACTGCAGATCGAGAGGGGCTTCAGCGGCGAGGAGTTGGTGCGCAGGATGAAGGGGTGGGTGACGAGCGATCCCCAAGAGGTCATTGAGGTGATAAAGGGGTATGGCAGGTTGAGGGTATTGGACGAGCAGGACCTAGTGGTGGAGGTGGAGACCATGGAGGACTATGAGAGGTTAAAAGAAGCCTTGCGGGACAAATTCGGCAGGGAAATAGAGCTGGAGCTCATCTCCAAGAAGGGATAAAAAATGGTGGCGGTGCAGGGATTTGAACCCCGGACACTGCGGATATGAGCCGCATGCTCTAACCAACTGAGCTACACCGCCACTGTTACTATTTTAGAAAATCGGATAAGCGTTGTCAACCTCGTCCCTCAGGCCCAATCTCCTCCCTCATCTTCCTGATGGTATCCTTCCGGTCAGGGGTGTTGAAGATCCCCGAGCCTGCCACAAAGATGTCGGCCCCTCTGCGTGCGATCTCCCCGATATTGTCCACCTTCACCCCCCCATCCACCTCGATCTCCACCCCCAGCCTCTGTTCGGCGATGGTCCTTTTTAACTTCTCTATCTTGGGGAGTGTCGAGGGGATAAGTTCCTGCCCTCCGAAGCCCGGGTTTACCGTCATGATCATAACCACATTCAGATCAGGCAAGATGTAATCGAGGCTGGTGAGGGGGGTAGCGGGGTTGAGGGCCACCCCCGCCCTGATCCCCTTTTGTTTGATACATTGCACCGTTCGGTGGAGATGGGTGCAGGCCTCCACCTGGACGGTTAGGATATCGGCTCCTGCATCGATAAAGGGGTCGAGGTAGAGATCGGGGTTTTCTATCATGAGATGTACATCCAGGGGTATACTCACCACCCCTTTCAGGGCCTTTACTACTACGGGACCGATGGTGATGTTGGGGACAAAATGACCGTCCATCACATCGACGTGGATCCAGTCGGCCCCTGCCTCTGTCACCTCTTGGACCTCCTGGGCCAGGTGGGCCAGATCGGCCGAGAGGATGGAGGGGGCTATCCGCTTCATCCCTCAGACCCTACGGCGGGCTGGGCGGCCTTCCTGGTCCTCTTCTTCAACCGGTTGATCTGGCGCTTGTAGATGGTGGCCATCCTCTTATCGCCCTTTTGCAAGGCCTCCGCCCTCTTGGCCTTGATGGATGTAATCTTCTCCTTCAGCTCCTTGATGTTCCATACCCTCTTTTTTGCCTTTTTCTTGGCCACCCTCTTGGGCTGCTTCTCACGGAGCCCCTTTGCCTTTCTGATGAAAGCCAGGAGCTCATCCTTTTTCATCCCACTGACCCCCTGGGCCCCCAGCTCCTTGGCCACCTCTCGGAGCTCCTTTACCGTCATCTTGTCCACGGGTTTCCCTTTCTCCGCCATATCCGCTCCCCTTTTCTATTGTTACAGGATTGAGATTCATTCCATACCAGAGATCAGGGGAAAAATCAAGGCCTAGGGGTTTTTGGTTGACTTTTCAGGTCCTCTAAATTAAAAGGTTTTGAAGGGGGTTGCAAGGACCTTGGCGGATTTGAGAGCGGAAAAGCTATTCAGTATCCTTTTCGGCATACTCCTTGGAGTGCTTCTTTTTGTATTGCCCGCGGGGGCGGGCGTCCTGAGGATGATAGGCCCTGAGGATGTGGGTGGTGCGTGGGCGGAGGTCATAAAGAGATTCCACGAGAGGTACCCGGATATCCAGGTCAAATACATCTCTGGCCCCTGGTCGACCGATGAGAGGCAGAACATGTACATTCGGTCCTTCCTCAGCGGCGACCCTATTGAGCTCGTCTATATGGATGTTATCTGGACCGCCAAGTTTGCAGAAAGGGGCTGGCTCATGCCCCTTGATGGGTGGTTTACCCCCGAGATGCAGACGGAGTTCCTCCCAGGAGCCGTCGAGGCAGGACGCTGCAAGGGCCACAGCTACAGGGTCCCTGTGAGGGGCGATGTGGGCATGCTCTACTACCGAAAGGACCTCGTCCCTGAGCCACCAAAGACATGGAAAGAATTTGAACGGATCTGTGAGAGGCGTTCCTGCCTACCTGAAATGTACTGCATCGTCTTTCAAGGC includes:
- a CDS encoding ribulose-phosphate 3-epimerase, yielding MKRIAPSILSADLAHLAQEVQEVTEAGADWIHVDVMDGHFVPNITIGPVVVKALKGVVSIPLDVHLMIENPDLYLDPFIDAGADILTVQVEACTHLHRTVQCIKQKGIRAGVALNPATPLTSLDYILPDLNVVMIMTVNPGFGGQELIPSTLPKIEKLKRTIAEQRLGVEIEVDGGVKVDNIGEIARRGADIFVAGSGIFNTPDRKDTIRKMREEIGPEGRG
- a CDS encoding Rho termination factor N-terminal domain-containing protein, whose amino-acid sequence is MAEKGKPVDKMTVKELREVAKELGAQGVSGMKKDELLAFIRKAKGLREKQPKRVAKKKAKKRVWNIKELKEKITSIKAKRAEALQKGDKRMATIYKRQINRLKKRTRKAAQPAVGSEG